A genome region from Arthrobacter sp. V1I9 includes the following:
- a CDS encoding WXG100 family type VII secretion target — translation MSIISVDTELLQLKSANVQATVDRISADVQAMKRGLDELQGTWRGSAATNFQALITEWTITQGRVEASLASINMALSSAAATYAQAEQGNTQRFS, via the coding sequence ATGAGCATCATTTCCGTCGACACCGAACTGCTCCAGCTCAAATCCGCCAATGTGCAGGCAACAGTGGACCGCATCAGCGCGGACGTCCAGGCCATGAAGCGGGGGCTTGACGAGCTCCAGGGCACCTGGCGGGGCTCTGCTGCCACGAACTTCCAGGCACTCATCACGGAGTGGACCATCACCCAGGGCAGGGTGGAGGCTTCCTTGGCCTCGATCAACATGGCGCTCTCGTCCGCGGCGGCCACCTACGCGCAGGCCGAGCAGGGAAACACCCAAAGGTTCAGCTGA
- a CDS encoding response regulator transcription factor, which produces MNKNGPEAKLLVVDDEPNIRELLSTSLRFAGFDVVSAANGRDALAAADLHAPDLAVLDVMLPDMDGFTVTRRLRASGKHFPVLFLTAKDDTEDKVTGLTVGGDDYVTKPFSLDEVVARIRAVLRRTQPMLDDDAVIRVDDLELDDDAHEVRRGGTVIELSPTEFKLLRYLMLNPNRVLSKSQILDHVWEYNFNGDASIVESYISYLRRKVDIDPEAPALIQTKRGVGYVLRTAEKR; this is translated from the coding sequence TGGTAGTGGATGACGAACCCAACATCCGGGAGTTGCTCTCCACGTCCCTGCGGTTCGCTGGATTCGACGTCGTCTCCGCGGCAAACGGACGCGACGCCCTTGCCGCCGCCGATCTGCATGCCCCGGACCTCGCCGTCCTGGACGTTATGCTCCCGGACATGGACGGGTTCACCGTTACCCGCCGGCTCAGGGCTTCCGGCAAGCACTTCCCCGTTCTGTTCCTGACCGCCAAGGACGATACCGAGGACAAGGTCACCGGCCTCACCGTCGGCGGGGACGATTACGTCACCAAGCCTTTCAGCCTCGATGAGGTGGTCGCCCGGATCCGGGCCGTCCTGCGCCGGACGCAGCCCATGCTCGATGACGACGCAGTGATCCGCGTTGATGACCTGGAGCTCGACGACGACGCCCACGAAGTGCGGCGAGGCGGCACCGTCATCGAACTGTCCCCCACGGAGTTCAAGCTGCTCCGCTACCTCATGCTCAACCCAAACCGGGTGCTGTCCAAGTCGCAGATCCTGGACCACGTGTGGGAGTACAACTTCAACGGAGATGCCTCCATCGTGGAGTCGTACATTTCCTACCTGCGCCGGAAAGTGGACATCGACCCCGAAGCTCCGGCCCTGATCCAGACCAAGCGCGGCGTGGGGTACGTGCTCCGGACGGCAGAAAAGCGCTGA
- a CDS encoding HAMP domain-containing sensor histidine kinase, producing the protein MLPRWKSASLRTQLVAMIMALLIVALTVTGAGTLALLHNYLQTQVDGKLNAAVDLASRQRSFSQLQARSNPEVPTDYSLILFVPGEEPYPFGAEPDNGPDISSMSVEEAQARGNDPFQVRGTDGQNWRVLAVTVQNNQTTAVVVIGLPLESVDDVLKHATLVVTGVGLLTLLLASLIASWTVSRAFRPLARVEKTAAAIAAGDLSRRVDVENPSTELGRLSSSLNAMLAHIETAFSARMASEARMRRFAADASHELRTPLVTIRGFSELYRHGALATNEDVAMAMGRIESEAKRMGSMVEDLLLLARLDEQRPLQQKPVDLQLIAHDAVVDTQASARSRVISLVGLDGGPAAPAPVLGDEAKLRQVVGNLVGNALRYTPEDSPIELAVGVRAMEGGELRSVIEVRDHGPGISEEDASKVFERFYRADTSRTRETGGSGLGLAIVAAIVGSHGGFVRVANTDGGGATLVVTLPNRDDAPDNEFSDSAGVEDLGSYP; encoded by the coding sequence TTGCTGCCGCGGTGGAAGTCGGCCTCGCTCAGGACGCAACTGGTGGCCATGATTATGGCGCTGCTCATCGTCGCCCTCACCGTGACGGGGGCAGGCACCCTGGCCCTGCTTCACAACTACCTGCAGACCCAGGTGGACGGCAAACTCAACGCAGCCGTCGACCTGGCGAGCAGGCAACGGTCCTTCTCGCAACTGCAGGCACGGAGCAACCCCGAGGTTCCCACCGACTATTCGCTGATTCTGTTTGTGCCGGGGGAAGAGCCTTATCCGTTCGGCGCTGAACCGGATAACGGGCCGGACATCAGCTCCATGAGCGTGGAAGAGGCCCAGGCCCGAGGCAACGATCCTTTCCAGGTGCGGGGAACGGACGGCCAAAACTGGCGGGTTTTGGCGGTGACGGTGCAGAACAACCAGACCACCGCGGTAGTGGTCATCGGGCTGCCGCTGGAGAGCGTTGACGACGTCCTGAAGCACGCCACCCTTGTTGTCACAGGAGTGGGCCTGCTGACCCTGCTGCTGGCGTCCCTGATCGCCAGCTGGACTGTATCGCGTGCCTTCCGCCCGCTTGCAAGGGTGGAAAAGACCGCAGCGGCCATTGCCGCCGGGGATTTGTCCCGCCGCGTGGACGTGGAAAATCCCAGCACCGAGCTCGGCCGGCTCAGCAGCTCCCTGAATGCCATGCTGGCCCACATCGAAACAGCCTTCTCCGCCCGGATGGCGTCAGAGGCGAGGATGCGCCGGTTCGCGGCCGACGCCTCCCATGAACTGCGTACCCCGCTGGTGACAATCCGGGGCTTCTCGGAGCTGTACCGGCACGGGGCGCTGGCCACCAACGAGGACGTGGCCATGGCCATGGGCAGGATCGAAAGCGAAGCCAAGCGCATGGGCTCCATGGTGGAGGACCTGTTGCTGCTGGCCCGCCTGGATGAACAGCGCCCGTTGCAGCAAAAGCCCGTGGACCTGCAGCTGATCGCCCATGACGCGGTGGTGGACACGCAGGCCAGCGCCCGGTCCCGCGTGATATCGCTCGTGGGGCTCGACGGCGGCCCGGCAGCTCCCGCGCCCGTGCTGGGTGATGAAGCGAAACTCCGCCAGGTGGTAGGCAACCTGGTAGGCAACGCCCTGCGCTACACCCCGGAGGACAGCCCGATTGAGCTGGCTGTCGGCGTCCGCGCCATGGAGGGCGGGGAGCTCCGCTCAGTCATCGAAGTCCGCGACCACGGCCCCGGCATTTCTGAGGAGGACGCATCCAAGGTTTTCGAGCGCTTCTATCGGGCCGATACCTCCCGTACGCGGGAGACGGGCGGCAGCGGGCTGGGACTGGCCATTGTGGCCGCCATCGTCGGCTCCCACGGCGGTTTCGTCCGGGTGGCGAACACCGACGGCGGGGGCGCCACACTTGTGGTCACCCTTCCGAACCGCGACGACGCACCGGATAACGAATTCTCGGACAGTGCCGGAGTGGAGGACCTGGGTTCATACCCATAG